One window from the genome of Cardiocondyla obscurior isolate alpha-2009 linkage group LG04, Cobs3.1, whole genome shotgun sequence encodes:
- the Sif gene encoding protein still life, isoform SIF type 1 isoform X2 — translation MGNKLSCSCAPLIRSKTYRYEDSPWQTGARGGMGGGGGRRGETGHLLRCGSLRERKRLWAEVFHVNSSGGGTVKWQQVSEDLVPVNITCIQDSPECVFHITAYNSQVDKILDVRLVQPGTRIGQASECFVYWKDTVTNDTWGLNFTSPIDAKQFRECCSPSFKISRKASSSYSLKLEPPNKQKIKTRRKPLSTPASPSRSREPQCTCMTPEQYARLRSQDARYRSPCGPSTLPRNMGRSTEMETLPIRDKITAATSSASLYDNVNNTSATPGKTPKIGEAKKEKQNETCQTTPKTANIGIGTVTVGSQIDSPDDKGSAISPKKQKSQDSSTQQNGIEMLKSEGTQAGGTLQSKSLRKEQLHHTKSADYTELEMQNGNLFNIVNNNHSHRSKSKSTDDMRIENAQNGLSLDSNTLKRMLKPMPSVDSPVASPETTRKRHNHHSYHYHPSNNNQKYMMQEVDNENYAHPYRAPYNNKFQGSRSIHDMSRQYSASASHHVRRTSCTLGCTSLPAGGRSRTYLDSERNRCTGDMSPPSDNIIFDNQCYATTPSSSNGNSDMEQPNHCNSRRCNGGQTYQQSMQSVSTPGSPTSRLLLEYEMHLRNTLAKGMDAESYSLRTFEALLTQSMENLEFAENIPLNVQRTPHASRRRSNSSKSSTLPLSYRYCNERQNSKDSRDGYYSDHNEVMREKRERDIDRDRGYLSDYNSRCASCIGESARAQWFRHSDGWHSGSSTFGSGASSSINPGYSGHKRESPWDSLPSLRHEGSLNDSGYKSNRTDSLEQRVTFDRQDSVRSDYMSDRDGRYGIVQQASLESTDSRLCYLTSSEMSDDDRMSLTTAVSDDDDGESAINSPYRKQTGTAAASFNCTGAVRKAGFLSVKKWLLRKKHQIELAKKRGWRGYWVCLKGTTLLFYPCDSQESRAMEAAPKHLIIVDGAIMQPIPEHPKKDYIFCLSTAFGDAYLFQAPCQVELENWVNSIHSACAAAFARHRGKTGTLHLLQEEIFRLEKSIESDHKMKHMADLQQSVVSDVDTKQQINNQIVQWEENLERLHCEQFRLRCYMASLQSGELPNPKSLLTHVSRATKQMLNKLGVFTVSSFHAFICARSPSLLNNLLAGRGATRRRPPLLSRSNSGSSRRSLQISSRDEEKSVKVSVPENQLVSVFLRDAMTVEEFLASACTRKNLNPMEHFVRVKKRRDMEDHNYFVPHRTDLIETYLHTHEIVEVCAKILYQVELQRNTLEQMWGFSVEAELIENSERQDELCCYVSRVEDKSVAMQNGIIKGDEIMVINGAIVSDLDMMYLESVLQEEVGLCMMMRSSRTEPPDLTGIMRVTDDIIDSLVCPPPPTDPPVISEEMISGLIVPAPGWSKENIMQECSSAGLMDNKQASRTNSFEIENLLKTAEQVTGICRSPGETRKSSPTGSVVSSHSQALTPSRQLSDAEKLKKVILELIETERTYVKNLNNLLENYLEPLKRETFLSNAEINALFGNIQEIVTFQRQFLQNLDHAIEMEVDFNSFDHPSQFKGVLFSIGSAFLYYVNHFKLYSSFCASHSKAQKVLHPNEGNQALQEFLQARNPRQQHSSTLESYLIKPIQRILKYPLLLQQLRNLTDERSEEHQHLIEALKGMEKVAEHINEMQRIHEEYGAIFDHLFRQHQKSCKQPIDLSPGDLLYYGGVEWLNISDFLGKIKKGLELHAMCFVFKSAVVFLCKERLRQKKKLMGVSTKANSSEVEIIRYQVLIPVTEVQVRASSAKDMESHFLWELIHLRSQLQRRSEKVYVLSNSTTEFRNAFLKTIRQIIRESVRNMSIPSTKQNLSQAPMSMTPRMSTGHVEKFNKQQVGQGQTQNGNAVTGTLSKKAMKQQLLSSSHRRKYSHSKQQVEHESSEDKDQEDAPAPQQQTFRSRSKTISDTSGEIKVEMDSGTKSEGEEDSQAFLGEKKTNLGRTPNHLTLSTTSTISAGSTGSQARLIQSSHQPENYQPITVKELGSPIWKPRELPSLGEATTLPRKGKSAGEFTDMGSSQSASRKSLMEINNCAQQPNFNNHV, via the exons CCATAGATGCAAAACAATTTAGAGAATGTTGC TCACCGTCGTTCAAGATTTCAAGGAAAGCGTCCTCTTCTTACTCGTTGAAGCTCGAGCCACCGAACAAGCAGAAGATCAAAACGCGCCGAAAGCCGCTGTCGACACCGGCCTCACCGAGCCGATCCAGAGAACCACAATGCACCTGCATGACGCCTGAACAGTATGCCAGACTGCGCAGCCAAGACGCCAGATATCGAAGTCCATGCG ggCCGTCTACTCTTCCACGGAACATGGGGCGATCGACGGAAATGGAGACGCTGCcgattcgagataaaataacaGCAGCCACATCTAGCGCGTCTCTATACGACAACGTTAACAATACTAGTGCAACACCCGGGAAAACGCCTAAGATCGGCGAGGCTAAAAAAGAGAAGCAGAACGAAACGTGTCAGACGACTCCGAAGACTGCTAATATTGGAATCGGAACGGTCACCGTAGGATCGCAG ATTGACAGTCCCGACGACAAAGGTTCCGCAATATCGCCGAAGAAGCAGAAAAGCCAGGACTCGTCCACCCAGCAGAACGGTATCGAGATGCTCAAGTCGGAAGGCACTCAAGCCGGCGGCACTCTACAGAGCAAGTCATTGCGCAAAGAGCAACTTCATCACACCAAGTCAGCTGATTACACCGAGCTGGAGATGCAAAACGGCAATCTTTTTAACATCGTCAACAACAATCACAGCCACAGATCGAAAAGCAAAAGCACGGACGACATGCGGATCGAGAACGCGCAGAACGGCCTCAGCCTCGACTCGAACACCTTGAAGCGCATGCTGAAACCAATGCCGAGCGTCGACAGCCCGGTGGCGTCGCCAGAAACGACGAGAAAACGCCACAACCATCATAGTTATCATTATCATCCCAGCAATAACAATCAGAAGTACATGATGCAGGAGGTCGACAACGAGAATTATGCGCATCCGTATCGCGCGCCTTACAACAACAAGTTCCAAGGTTCCAGGAGCATCCACGACATGAGTCGACAATACTCCG CGTCTGCATCTCATCACGTCCGTCGTACATCCTGCACACTCGGTTGCACATCTCTGCCCGCAGGCGGCAGAAGCAGGACGTACTTAGATTCGGAACGTAATCGGTGCACAGGTGACATGTCGCCGCCCTCGGACAATATCATCTTCGACAACCAGTGCTATGCCACCACGCCGAGCTCGTCGAACGGCAACTCCGACATGGAGCAGCCGAATCACTGCAACTCCCGCCGCTGCAACGGCGGCCAGACATATCAACAGAGCATGCAGTCAGTGTCGACGCCGGGCAGCCCGACCAGCCGGCTGCTCCTCGAGTACGAAATGCATCTCAGGAACACCCTCGCCAAAGGCATGGATGCCGAGAGCTACAGCCTGCGCACGTTCGAAGCTCTGCTCACACAGAGCATGGAAAACTTGG AATTCGCAGAAAACATACCGTTGAACGTTCAGCGCACACCTCATGCCTCGCGACGAC GTTCGAATTCCAGTAAGTCATCGACTTTGCCGCTATCATACCGCTATTGCAACGAACGACAGAATAGCAAGGACAGCCGCGACGGCTATTACAGCGATCACAACGAGGTAatgagagagaagagagagcgagacaTCGATCGAGATCGCGGCTATCTCAGCGACTATAATTCGAG ATGCGCCAGCTGTATCGGGGAGTCCGCGCGCGCACAATGGTTCCGGCATTCCGATGGTTGGCACTCCGGCAGCTCGACCTTCGGCTCCGGCGCTTCGAGTTCGATAAATCCAGGGTACTCGGGACACAAGAGAGAATCTCCTTGGGATTCTCTGCCGTCCCTGAGACACGAGGGCAGCCTCAACGACAGTGGTTACAAGTCCAATCGAACTGACTCGCTCGAACAAAG AGTTACTTTCGACAGACAGGACAGCGTCAGATCTGACTACATGTCCGACCGGGATGGCAGATACGGAATCGTTCAACAAGCCTCATTGGAGAGCACCGACTCGAGGCTCTGCTACTTGACGTCTTCCGAA ATGTCGGACGACGATAGGATGTCACTCACCACCGCCGTTagcgacgatgacgacggcgAGAGTGCTATAAATTCACCCTATCGGAAGCAGACCGGCACGGCTGCAGCCTCGTTTAATTGCACCGGAGCTGTTCGGAAGGCAGG ATTTCTCAGCGTGAAGAAATGGCTGCTGCGCAAGAAGCATCAGATCGAGCTGGCCAAGAAGAGGGGCTGGAGGGGTTACTGGGTCTGCTTGAAAGGCACCACTCTTCTATTTTACCCCTGCGACTCGCAGGAGAGCAGGGCTATGGAAGCGGCACCTAAACATCTGATCATCGTCGACGGTGCGATCATGCAGCCGATTCCCGAACACCCAAAGAAGGATTACATATTCTGTCTGAGCACCGCGTTCGGGGACGCTTATTTATTCCAG GCGCCGTGTCAAGTGGAGCTGGAGAACTGGGTGAATAGTATTCATTCAGCGTGCGCCGCCGCGTTCGCGCGCCATCGCGGCAAAACCGGCACGCTGCATCTGCTGCAGGAAGAGATTTTCCGTTTGGAAAAGTCGATCGAGTCG GATCACAAGATGAAACACATGGCGGATCTTCAGCAATCAGTGGTTTCTGACGTCGACACCAAGCAGCAGATCAACAATCAAATAGTACAGTGGGAGGAGAATCTGGAGCGACTCCATTGCGAGCAATTCCGTTTGCGGTGCTACATGGCCAGTTTGCAGAGCGGCGAACTGCCCAATCCCAAG aGTCTACTGACGCACGTATCTCGCGCCACGAAGCAAATGCTGAACAAGTTGGGCGTGTTCACAGTGTCGTCTTTCCACGCGTTTATTTGCGCGCGTAGCCCGTCCctgctaaataatttattggcGGGTCGCGGAGCTACAAGGAGACGACCGCCGCTGCTGTCGAGATCGAACAGTGGTTCCAGCAGACGCTCGCTGCAGATCTCGTCCAGGGACGAGGAGAAGAGCGTGAAGGTGTCCGTGCCGGAAAATCAG CTGGTCTCGGTGTTCCTACGCGACGCCATGACCGTGGAGGAGTTCCTGGCGAGTGCGTGCACCAGAAAGAATCTCAATCCGATGGAGCACTTCGTGCGCGTGAAAAAACGTCGAGATATGGAGGACCATAATTACTTTGTGCCACATAGGACTGATTTGATAGAAACATAT TTGCATACGCACGAAATCGTGGAAGTCTGTGCCAAGATTTTATATCAAGTGGAATTGCAAAGGAACACTTTAGAGCAAATGTGGGGCTTCTCCGTCGAGGCGGAGCTCATAGAAAACTCCGAAAGGCAGGACGAGCTCTGCTGCTACGTTAGTAGAGTGGAAGACAAGAGCGTCGCCATGCAAAACG GAATCATTAAGGGCGACGAGATTATGGTGATCAACGGCGCCATCGTGAGCGATCTAGATATGATGTACTTGGAGAGCGTTCTGCAAGAGGAGGTAGGTCTCTGCATGATGATGCGATCGTCCAGGACGGAGCCACCAGATCTCACGGGCATTATGCGAGTCACCGACGACATAATCGACAGCTTGGTTTGCCCCCCGCCGCCTACCGACCCGCCAGTAATCAGCGAAGAAATGATTTCCGGTCTGATTGTGCCAGCACCCGGATGGA gcaaagaaaatattatgcaGGAATGCTCATCAGCCGGTCTCATGGATAACAAACAGGCTTCGCGCACAAATTCTTTCGAAATCGAAAACCTCTTGAAGACTGCCGAACAAGTGACAGGGATTTGCCGTTCTCCAGGTGAGACCAGGAAGTCGAGTCCCACCGGAAGCGTCGTCAGTTCTCACTCGCAAGCTCTCACACCGAGCCGGCAGCTTAGCGACGCTGAAAAGCTTAAGAAAGTGATtttagaattgattgagactgAACGGACTTACGTAAAG aatttaaataatttgctgGAAAACTACTTGGAGCCCCTTAAACGCGAGACCTTCCTATCGAACGCGGAGATCAACGCGCTGTTTGGTAATATCCAAGAAATCGTCACGTTTCAACGACAGTTCCTGCAGAATCTTGATCATGCCATCGAGATGGAGGTCGATTTCAATAGCTTTGACCATCCGAGTCAATTTAAG GGAGTTCTGTTTTCCATTGGAAGTGCCTTCTTATATTACGTAAATCACTTTAAGCTGTACAGCTCGTTTTGCGCCAGTCACTCGAAGGCTCAGAAAGTTTTACATCCAA ACGAGGGAAATCAAGCTTTACAAGAGTTCCTGCAAGCGAGAAATCCCCGGCAGCAACACTCGTCGACTTTAGAATCGTACTTGATAAAACCTATACAAAGAATACTCAAGTATCCGCTGCTGTTACAGCAGCTTAGGAATCTTACCGATGAACGAAGCGAAGAACACCAACACTTAATCG AGGCGCTCAAAGGGATGGAAAAGGTAGCAGAGCATATAAACGAAATGCAAAGAATTCACGAAGAATACGGCGCTATTTTCGATCACTTGTTTAGACAACACCAAAAATCCTGTAAGCAG CCGATTGACTTAAGCCCAGGCGATCTTTTGTATTATGGCGGCGTCGAGTGGCTCAATATTTCCGATTTTCTCGGCAAGATAAAGAAGGGTCTCGAGTTGCATGCGATGTGCTTCGTATTTAAGTCGGCCGTTGTGTTCCTGTGCAAGGAAAGATTGAGACAGAAAAAGAAGCTCATG GGAGTTTCTACGAAGGCTAATTCCAGCGAAGTAGAAATTATCCGTTACCAGGTGTTGATCCCGGTGACGGAAGTACAGGTCAGGGCCAGCTCCGCCAAGGATATGGAGTCTCACTTTTTGTGGGAATTGATTCATCTAAGAAGTCAATTACAAAGGAGATCGGAGAAAGTATACGTGCTTTCCAACag cacGACGGAATTCCGTAATGCGTTCCTGAAGACGATCCGGCAGATTATCCGCGAGTCGGTGAGGAACATGAGTATACCCTCGACGAAACAGAATCTGAGTCAAGCGCCGATGTCGATGACGCCTCGAATGTCGACCGGTCACGTCGAAAAATTTAACAAGCAGCAGGTCGGCCAAGGCCAAACGCAAAACGGAAATGCCGTGACGGGTACGCTCTCAAAGAAAGCGATGAAGCAGCAGCTGTTGTCCAGTTCGCACAGACGTAAATATAGCCACTCGAAACAGCAAGTGGAGCATGAGAGTTCGGAAGATAAAGATCAGGAGGACGCGCCTGCCCCTCAGCAGCAAACATTTCGCTCCAGGAGCAAAACCATAAGCGACACTTCCG GCGAGATAAAAGTCGAAATGGATTCAGGGACAAAGTCGGAAGGTGAGGAAGACTCGCAAGCTTTTTTAGGCGAAAAAAAGACGAACCTCGGCCGCACACCTAACCATCTGACGCTAAGTACCACATCGACAATTTCGGCGGGAAGTACTGGCAGCCAGGCTAGATTAATTCAGTCTTCCCATCAGCCTGAGAATTATCAACCCATCACCGTCAAAGAACTTG GTTCGCCGATTTGGAAGCCACGGGAGCTACCCTCCTTGGGAGAGGCCACCACGTTGCCGCGCAAGGGTAAGTCGGCCGGAGAATTTACGGACATGGGCTCGAGCCAAAGCGCTTCCCGAAAGTCACTGATGGAAATCAATAATTGTGCTCAACAACCTAACTTTAATAATCACGTTTAA